The Gordonibacter urolithinfaciens genome contains a region encoding:
- a CDS encoding DUF1847 domain-containing protein, producing the protein MDGTGFSCLSCAGEACEFQTGGNPPQCVEGLVGEVVREEVRERYREPENHRIMQAAALTSERCANLTRVQETMEFAARMGARKIGIATCTMLLDESRTLRKLLERAGFEVFGVACKVEGNRRADLGLAPAAGGGEGPVLCNPVMQARLLEEEGTDLNIVMGLCVGHDTLFYRHSHAPTTTLVTKDHVTGHNACAGLYASKSVYRRRLNETVDACREGGIAQV; encoded by the coding sequence ATGGACGGTACCGGGTTCTCGTGCTTGAGCTGCGCCGGCGAGGCGTGCGAGTTCCAGACGGGCGGCAACCCGCCGCAGTGCGTGGAGGGGCTCGTGGGCGAGGTCGTCCGCGAGGAGGTGCGCGAACGCTACCGCGAGCCGGAGAACCACCGCATCATGCAGGCGGCGGCGCTCACGAGCGAGCGCTGCGCGAACCTCACCCGCGTGCAGGAGACCATGGAGTTCGCCGCGCGCATGGGCGCCCGCAAGATCGGCATCGCCACCTGCACGATGCTGCTCGACGAGAGCCGCACGCTGCGCAAGCTGCTGGAGCGCGCAGGCTTCGAGGTGTTCGGCGTGGCCTGCAAGGTGGAGGGCAACCGCCGCGCCGACCTCGGCCTGGCGCCCGCCGCCGGCGGCGGGGAGGGACCGGTGCTGTGCAACCCCGTCATGCAGGCCCGCCTCCTGGAGGAGGAGGGCACCGACCTGAACATCGTCATGGGCCTGTGCGTGGGACACGACACGCTGTTCTACCGCCACTCGCACGCCCCCACGACCACGCTCGTGACGAAAGACCACGTCACCGGTCACAACGCCTGCGCCGGCCTCTACGCATCCAAGTCCGTGTACCGCCGGCGCCTGAACGAGACCGTCGACGCCTGTCGCGAGGGCGGCATCGCGCAGGTCTGA
- a CDS encoding cytochrome c3 family protein — MEEKQGAEARRDAVGTPEVRAGASHEAGEPAGRRRGRRWPIVVGVVAVVLVAAGAGFWAWHEQPGFCNAVCHDPMDAYVEGYYEDAALMANEHARADVACLQCHEANIEEQVTEGLAWVRGDFATDESGHLTVQGVTADKKMCATGGCHDWEDVKATTEDWGGEAGVNPHASHQGEAIDCSNCHGAHGPSYMYCNACHDYDVPAGWESPR, encoded by the coding sequence ATGGAAGAGAAGCAGGGGGCGGAGGCCCGCAGGGACGCAGTGGGAACGCCCGAGGTCCGAGCCGGCGCATCGCACGAGGCCGGAGAGCCGGCAGGCAGGCGGCGCGGGAGGCGCTGGCCGATCGTCGTCGGCGTGGTGGCGGTGGTGCTGGTTGCCGCCGGGGCCGGGTTCTGGGCCTGGCACGAGCAGCCGGGCTTCTGCAACGCCGTCTGCCACGACCCGATGGACGCCTACGTGGAGGGCTACTACGAAGACGCCGCGCTCATGGCGAACGAGCACGCCCGCGCCGACGTCGCGTGCCTTCAGTGCCACGAGGCGAACATCGAGGAGCAGGTGACGGAAGGGCTTGCCTGGGTGCGCGGAGACTTCGCCACCGACGAGTCGGGGCATCTGACCGTGCAGGGCGTGACGGCCGACAAGAAGATGTGCGCGACGGGCGGGTGCCATGACTGGGAGGACGTGAAGGCGACCACCGAGGACTGGGGCGGCGAGGCGGGCGTGAACCCGCACGCGTCCCACCAGGGCGAGGCCATCGACTGCAGCAACTGCCACGGTGCCCACGGCCCGTCGTATATGTACTGCAACGCCTGCCACGACTACGACGTGCCCGCCGGCTGGGAAAGCCCCCGATAG
- a CDS encoding FMN-binding protein, which produces MMRKTATAVCGAAVLAMGMTGCASTFEGSGSKDAASAEQLAMRLDDPWAQEASSDARAKAEGTLADGVYTGEGKGMEGPITVTLLVQDNRISCLETAQEGESQSRGGYEAIRDGKFATMIEAAQGADIDAVSGATITTAGVKQAVEDALSQAEAAAAGATASQGGEAR; this is translated from the coding sequence ATGATGAGGAAGACGGCAACGGCCGTATGCGGGGCAGCCGTGCTCGCGATGGGCATGACGGGCTGCGCCTCGACCTTCGAGGGGTCGGGGTCGAAGGATGCGGCGAGCGCCGAGCAGCTGGCGATGCGCCTCGACGACCCGTGGGCGCAGGAGGCATCGTCCGACGCGCGGGCGAAGGCCGAAGGGACGCTCGCCGACGGCGTGTACACGGGCGAGGGCAAGGGGATGGAAGGCCCCATCACCGTCACCTTGCTCGTGCAGGACAACCGCATCTCGTGCTTGGAGACGGCCCAGGAGGGCGAGAGCCAGAGCCGCGGCGGCTACGAGGCTATCCGCGACGGCAAGTTCGCGACCATGATCGAGGCTGCTCAGGGGGCCGACATCGACGCGGTGAGCGGCGCCACCATCACCACGGCGGGCGTCAAGCAGGCGGTGGAGGACGCGCTCTCGCAGGCGGAGGCCGCAGCTGCGGGCGCGACCGCGAGCCAGGGGGGAGAGGCGAGATGA
- a CDS encoding cation:proton antiporter, with protein sequence MQNLPQLITDLALILAVAAVVTIACRRFRLPLVVGYVLAGFLVGPAIVWVPTVVDTASITTWSDIGVIFLMFGLGLEFSVLKLTTVGRPAIVTAATEMSLMIALGLIVGTLLGWPFVMSLFLGGMLAISSSSIIVKTFTDLGIKGQGFAELVFGVLVIEDIAAVFLLAVLSTVGAGAGADPADVALKIGRMALYLIVWFTLSVIVVPSALKRIRDTVNDEILLVASIALCFGMAALAVGIGFSSALGAFMAGSILAGTVQAPRIAALFKPLKDLFGAVFFVSVGMLVAPLAVLDNLGAVVLLAVVTVAGRSLFCCLGALLSGQSLRTAVKAGLSLAQIGEFSFIIAALGLSLGATADFLYPVIVTVSVVTSLASPLLVRNSERVYRLLVRALPARALAFLERRAEAAEEDADDEGENLWRDYLKRWFFKAGLVVLSAVASVEVLVRMVPRLLHGIAPAPLLTVGMAVLGILVTGIFMANLFYTWRKNEFGALWMRRRRNRPALVALSTAGIAVSFGSVLFIAYAAGADNLAWMALLGIACTLVLGRSRTLHSLFLKLETSFTGNLKESVLAERRASLSHEDHANWVEKHLYAVEVEASRTLRLLGSERSTDVMFGIAHNLDLMAIVRDGRRVGENEVARLSKEELTRRINDPEDPLGVREGDVLAFLGTEAEVDAYLQSMLKDGSLEEDEAESAMLDTYLAHGPARFDAACFALDVEAGSPFAGKTIAANDFKGTFGSLVVAHEHEALLRMKPSRNTRLFAGDRVWLVGDPARAAELIGQAAILPQPPSARQEEEDDVPFAGR encoded by the coding sequence ATGCAGAACCTGCCGCAGCTCATCACCGACCTCGCCCTCATCCTCGCGGTGGCGGCGGTCGTAACCATCGCGTGCCGGCGCTTCAGGCTGCCGCTCGTGGTGGGCTACGTGCTGGCGGGCTTCCTCGTGGGCCCGGCCATCGTATGGGTGCCCACCGTGGTGGACACGGCCAGCATTACCACGTGGTCGGACATCGGCGTCATATTCCTCATGTTCGGCCTGGGGTTGGAGTTCAGCGTGCTCAAGCTCACCACCGTGGGCCGTCCTGCCATCGTGACCGCCGCCACCGAGATGTCGCTCATGATCGCGCTCGGGCTGATCGTGGGCACGCTTCTGGGCTGGCCGTTCGTCATGAGCCTGTTCCTCGGCGGGATGCTCGCCATCTCGTCGTCGTCCATCATCGTGAAGACGTTCACCGACCTGGGGATCAAGGGCCAGGGCTTCGCCGAGCTCGTGTTCGGCGTCCTCGTCATCGAGGATATCGCGGCCGTGTTCCTGCTCGCAGTGCTCTCCACGGTCGGCGCCGGCGCCGGCGCCGACCCGGCGGACGTCGCACTCAAGATCGGCCGCATGGCCCTCTACCTCATCGTATGGTTCACGCTGAGCGTCATCGTGGTGCCGAGCGCCCTCAAGCGCATCCGCGACACGGTTAACGACGAGATACTGCTCGTCGCCTCTATCGCGCTGTGCTTCGGCATGGCGGCGCTCGCCGTGGGCATCGGGTTCTCCTCGGCCCTCGGCGCGTTCATGGCCGGGTCGATCCTCGCGGGAACCGTGCAGGCCCCGCGCATCGCAGCCCTGTTCAAACCGCTCAAGGACCTGTTCGGCGCCGTGTTCTTCGTTTCGGTGGGCATGCTGGTAGCGCCCTTGGCCGTGCTCGACAACCTGGGAGCGGTCGTGCTGCTGGCCGTCGTGACGGTGGCGGGCCGCTCGCTTTTCTGCTGCCTGGGCGCGCTCTTGTCCGGCCAGTCGCTCAGGACGGCGGTGAAGGCGGGCTTGAGCCTCGCCCAGATCGGCGAGTTCTCGTTCATCATTGCAGCGCTCGGGCTCTCGCTCGGCGCGACCGCGGATTTCCTCTACCCCGTCATCGTCACGGTATCGGTGGTCACTTCGCTCGCCTCGCCCCTGCTCGTGCGCAATTCCGAGCGCGTCTACCGCCTGCTCGTGCGCGCGCTGCCCGCACGAGCGCTCGCCTTCCTCGAGCGGCGCGCAGAGGCGGCCGAGGAAGATGCCGACGACGAGGGCGAGAACCTGTGGCGCGACTACCTGAAGCGCTGGTTCTTCAAGGCGGGGCTCGTGGTGCTCAGCGCCGTGGCCTCGGTGGAGGTGCTCGTGAGGATGGTGCCGCGCCTCTTGCACGGCATAGCGCCCGCGCCCTTGCTGACCGTGGGCATGGCGGTCCTCGGCATCCTCGTCACGGGCATCTTCATGGCGAACCTGTTCTACACGTGGCGCAAGAACGAGTTCGGCGCGCTGTGGATGCGCCGCCGGCGCAACCGCCCCGCCCTCGTGGCGCTCTCGACGGCGGGCATCGCCGTCTCGTTCGGGTCGGTCCTGTTCATCGCCTACGCGGCCGGAGCGGACAACCTCGCGTGGATGGCGCTCCTCGGCATTGCCTGCACCCTCGTGCTCGGCCGCTCGCGCACGCTGCACTCGCTGTTCCTCAAGCTGGAAACGAGCTTCACCGGCAACCTCAAGGAAAGCGTGCTGGCCGAGCGCCGGGCGAGCCTCTCCCACGAGGATCATGCCAACTGGGTGGAAAAGCACCTGTACGCCGTGGAGGTGGAGGCGTCCCGCACGCTCAGGCTGCTCGGCTCCGAGCGCTCCACCGACGTGATGTTCGGCATCGCGCACAACCTGGACCTCATGGCCATCGTGCGCGACGGCCGGCGGGTGGGAGAGAACGAGGTAGCACGCCTTTCGAAGGAGGAGCTGACGCGACGCATCAACGACCCGGAAGACCCCCTCGGCGTGCGCGAGGGCGACGTGCTGGCGTTCCTCGGCACCGAGGCCGAGGTGGACGCCTACCTGCAGAGCATGCTCAAGGACGGCTCGCTCGAAGAGGACGAGGCCGAGAGCGCCATGCTCGACACCTACCTCGCGCACGGCCCGGCGCGCTTCGACGCCGCCTGCTTCGCGCTCGACGTTGAGGCCGGCTCTCCCTTCGCAGGCAAGACCATAGCCGCGAATGACTTCAAGGGCACTTTCGGCAGCCTGGTCGTGGCCCACGAGCACGAGGCGCTCCTGAGGATGAAGCCCTCCCGCAACACGCGGCTGTTCGCCGGCGACCGCGTTTGGCTCGTCGGCGATCCCGCCCGCGCAGCGGAGCTCATCGGGCAGGCCGCCATCCTCCCGCAGCCTCCGTCCGCAAGGCAGGAGGAGGAAGACGACGTCCCCTTCGCCGGCAGGTGA
- a CDS encoding DUF5692 family protein — MLFQVYGENALYQWLGWAMVFIGLILINEVARRSKIGGTVCFIGVPLALTAYFVAIYVGAGMGADWALNNPTYLHMNSWFHYAKLYAATIGCIGFMALKYRWGKIGKSHWFKCFPFVIVAINILIAVVSDFESAFRAFGTTWVSSEGVTLYGGWHNVFNGVAGLINIACMTGWFGIYVSKKKQDMLWPDMTWVFILAYDLWNFCYTYNCLPTHSFYCGLALLLAPTVAAMFWNKGGWIQNRAFTLAIWCMFAQVFPAFQDYSVFSVQSVNNPNVNLVVSVIALVANVAAFAYIMYRARKLKVNPYLNEVFVGTRDYDQAMARREDAPQLPSDPKPDLDDAAPQGA, encoded by the coding sequence ATGTTGTTCCAAGTTTACGGGGAGAACGCCCTGTACCAGTGGCTCGGCTGGGCCATGGTGTTCATCGGCCTCATCCTGATCAACGAGGTCGCGCGACGCTCGAAGATCGGCGGCACCGTCTGCTTCATCGGCGTGCCGCTGGCGCTCACGGCGTACTTCGTCGCCATCTACGTCGGCGCCGGCATGGGCGCCGACTGGGCGCTCAACAACCCCACGTACCTGCACATGAACAGCTGGTTCCACTACGCGAAGCTCTACGCCGCCACCATCGGGTGCATCGGCTTCATGGCGCTCAAGTACCGGTGGGGCAAGATCGGCAAGTCGCACTGGTTCAAGTGCTTCCCGTTCGTCATCGTGGCCATCAACATCCTCATCGCCGTGGTGAGCGACTTCGAGAGCGCCTTCCGCGCGTTCGGCACCACCTGGGTGTCCTCCGAGGGCGTCACGCTCTACGGCGGCTGGCACAACGTGTTCAACGGCGTGGCGGGCCTCATCAACATCGCCTGCATGACCGGCTGGTTCGGCATCTACGTGTCCAAGAAGAAGCAGGACATGCTGTGGCCCGACATGACGTGGGTGTTCATCCTGGCCTACGACCTGTGGAACTTCTGCTATACCTACAACTGCCTGCCCACGCACTCGTTCTACTGCGGCCTCGCGCTGCTTCTGGCCCCCACCGTGGCGGCCATGTTCTGGAACAAGGGCGGCTGGATCCAGAACCGCGCGTTCACGCTGGCCATCTGGTGCATGTTCGCGCAGGTGTTCCCCGCGTTCCAGGACTACAGCGTGTTCAGCGTGCAGTCGGTGAACAACCCGAACGTGAACCTCGTGGTGTCGGTGATCGCCCTCGTCGCCAACGTGGCCGCCTTCGCCTACATCATGTACCGCGCCAGGAAGCTCAAGGTGAACCCGTACCTGAACGAGGTGTTCGTGGGAACGCGCGACTACGACCAGGCCATGGCCCGTCGCGAGGACGCGCCGCAGCTGCCGAGCGATCCCAAGCCCGACCTGGACGACGCCGCCCCGCAGGGAGCGTAA
- a CDS encoding TetR/AcrR family transcriptional regulator, translated as METAGDKARNAASAERRADIVAAARELYEEQGLSKTSVQDITNRVGVTRSLFYHYFPDKEAVTSAVLDDYVADFIEATHYWNAQRHPGDIESALASVVRLMRLGVFEHDAFRRSLASRENAALYIDFVNRVADRVASYIVETTVRDYGALHEIRIEHVYETFYVLILGIVGYLRTHPDASDEVLKDLIAQTLHMDRGDASPPGGS; from the coding sequence ATGGAAACCGCAGGCGACAAAGCACGCAACGCGGCATCGGCAGAACGGCGCGCCGACATCGTGGCCGCCGCCCGCGAGCTGTACGAGGAGCAGGGCCTCTCGAAGACCTCCGTCCAGGACATCACGAACCGCGTGGGCGTGACGCGCTCGCTGTTCTACCACTACTTCCCCGACAAGGAGGCCGTGACCTCGGCCGTGCTCGACGATTACGTGGCGGACTTCATCGAGGCGACGCACTACTGGAACGCACAGCGCCATCCCGGCGACATCGAGAGCGCGCTCGCCAGCGTCGTGAGGCTCATGCGGCTGGGCGTGTTCGAGCACGACGCCTTCCGCCGCTCGCTCGCCTCGCGCGAGAACGCAGCGCTCTACATCGACTTCGTGAACCGCGTGGCCGATCGCGTGGCCTCCTACATCGTGGAGACGACGGTGCGCGACTACGGTGCGCTCCACGAGATACGCATCGAGCACGTCTACGAGACGTTCTACGTGCTCATCCTGGGGATCGTGGGCTACCTGCGCACGCACCCCGACGCCAGCGACGAGGTGCTGAAGGACCTCATCGCCCAGACCCTGCACATGGACCGCGGCGACGCGAGCCCGCCCGGCGGAAGCTAG
- a CDS encoding MarR family transcriptional regulator has translation MEDGGEDLALDSTFFVAFDLTHRALKSGLAAASPLNVTQYRMLVKLLAAGPDGFAQSDLGRLLDLKPNVVTQALNALEEAGFAERLRSEGADGRTRTARATGAGEEHVARANASIVERLYALFPTEDADHRAILEASIAAGASIDPPLSGDVASRFAASRALVSLELVKRAMEGALRRAAGAPLAECRVLQRLGEVDEPLRVGDLATQLQMSPVAVARAVDGLAGRGWTRRLASPNDRKAVFVAATDEGACKQKVIARTVDVLARTQLWARLDEDRRRALARTWRVVIADVQARKELDRKAALELLQPIE, from the coding sequence ATGGAAGACGGCGGCGAGGACCTGGCGCTCGACTCCACCTTCTTCGTCGCGTTCGACCTCACCCACCGCGCGCTCAAGAGCGGCCTCGCGGCGGCGAGCCCGCTCAACGTCACGCAGTACCGCATGCTCGTGAAGCTGCTGGCCGCGGGTCCTGACGGCTTCGCGCAGTCCGACCTGGGGCGCCTCCTCGACCTCAAGCCCAACGTGGTCACGCAGGCGCTGAACGCGCTCGAGGAGGCCGGTTTCGCCGAACGCCTGCGCAGCGAGGGGGCCGACGGCCGCACGCGCACCGCGCGCGCCACCGGGGCCGGCGAGGAGCACGTCGCCCGCGCAAACGCCTCCATCGTCGAGCGCCTCTACGCACTCTTCCCCACCGAGGACGCCGACCACCGCGCCATCTTGGAAGCGTCCATCGCCGCCGGCGCGAGCATCGACCCGCCGCTCTCCGGCGACGTCGCCTCCCGCTTCGCCGCCTCGCGCGCCCTCGTGTCGCTCGAGCTGGTGAAGCGCGCGATGGAGGGCGCCCTGCGCCGCGCGGCGGGGGCGCCGCTCGCCGAGTGCCGCGTGCTCCAGCGCCTCGGCGAGGTGGACGAGCCCCTGCGCGTGGGAGACCTCGCCACGCAGCTGCAGATGAGCCCCGTGGCCGTGGCCCGCGCCGTGGACGGCCTGGCCGGGCGCGGATGGACGCGGCGCCTCGCCAGCCCGAACGACCGCAAGGCCGTGTTCGTGGCAGCCACCGACGAGGGCGCGTGCAAGCAGAAGGTCATCGCCCGCACCGTCGACGTCCTCGCGCGCACGCAGCTATGGGCGCGCCTCGACGAAGACCGGCGGCGCGCCCTCGCCCGCACCTGGCGCGTCGTCATCGCCGACGTCCAGGCGCGCAAGGAGCTCGACCGCAAGGCCGCGCTCGAGCTCCTGCAGCCCATCGAGTGA
- a CDS encoding FAD-dependent oxidoreductase — protein MSESMKKSARGLTRRGFLAGAAAALGGTAAAAAVPGAAFAVQEGFIGDWAADGSKDVSVPPSAATNASWSDGTYREHNGAAFPADDASPIPPRAVPATWDYECDICVVGAGGGGLNAAARAAEQGARTICVEAMGLHGGNAQEAGMCAILGGSKLQESKRFAFPSYPFDARKLADWAIDEYHYACDPLLIHRIAEAGGKCIDWMADCGVRWRLGEVPVYVAPKNSTLDHHVLKMKDATDAMFAFGQRHGVQYLFQSPAEALVQDGDGRIVGVVVREGYGEEKYIHAERAVILTAGGFCNNKALLQRYIPTAAMGCASSYLTAGETGECFRMGLGVNADVSGFNSSASFDGGVDWEAEGGQWARFLYDGMTQLSRQPWFTVDRCGNRLRYMDSRVGEDGANAIYALGDLATIQMTPPGHRSYIVFDAHYEDHLAGFAQEHCRKLITPDLEQIDKVPEHYRDWHHGVEDAIEADVLKRRDTLEELERDLGFEPGVLVEAVEKWNECCERGEDDFMYPMPPEWLHAIKDPPFYGCRIGGNLYGTKAGLMINDEMQVISTKGRPIPGLYAGWHTAGGACGENSYIGDPILGSLLGDVSLAFCGGYLCGTFAVENEMKGGE, from the coding sequence ATGAGCGAGAGCATGAAGAAGAGCGCGCGGGGCCTCACCCGGCGCGGCTTCCTTGCGGGGGCGGCGGCCGCCCTGGGCGGCACGGCGGCCGCTGCGGCCGTGCCGGGGGCTGCCTTTGCCGTGCAGGAGGGCTTCATCGGCGACTGGGCGGCCGACGGCTCGAAAGACGTGTCCGTGCCGCCAAGCGCCGCCACGAACGCCTCGTGGTCGGACGGCACGTACCGCGAGCACAACGGCGCGGCCTTCCCGGCCGACGACGCGAGCCCCATCCCGCCGCGCGCGGTTCCCGCCACGTGGGACTACGAGTGCGACATCTGCGTGGTGGGCGCGGGCGGCGGCGGGCTGAACGCGGCGGCGCGCGCGGCCGAGCAGGGCGCGCGGACCATCTGCGTCGAGGCCATGGGCCTGCACGGCGGCAACGCCCAGGAGGCCGGCATGTGCGCCATCCTCGGCGGCTCGAAGCTGCAGGAGTCCAAGCGCTTCGCGTTCCCCAGCTACCCCTTCGACGCGCGCAAGCTGGCCGACTGGGCCATCGACGAGTACCACTACGCCTGCGACCCGCTGCTCATCCACCGCATCGCCGAGGCGGGCGGGAAGTGCATCGACTGGATGGCCGACTGCGGCGTGCGCTGGCGCTTGGGCGAGGTGCCGGTGTACGTGGCGCCGAAGAACTCGACGCTCGACCACCACGTGCTGAAGATGAAGGACGCCACCGACGCCATGTTCGCGTTCGGGCAGCGCCACGGCGTGCAGTACCTCTTCCAGAGCCCGGCCGAGGCGCTCGTGCAGGACGGCGACGGCCGCATCGTCGGCGTGGTGGTGCGCGAGGGCTACGGCGAGGAGAAGTACATCCACGCAGAGCGCGCCGTCATCCTCACGGCGGGCGGGTTCTGCAACAACAAGGCGCTCTTGCAGCGCTACATCCCCACGGCGGCCATGGGCTGCGCCTCGAGCTACCTCACGGCGGGCGAGACCGGCGAGTGCTTCCGCATGGGCCTGGGCGTGAACGCCGACGTGTCGGGCTTCAACAGCTCGGCGAGCTTCGACGGCGGCGTGGACTGGGAGGCCGAGGGCGGCCAGTGGGCGCGCTTCCTCTACGACGGCATGACGCAGCTCTCGCGCCAGCCGTGGTTCACCGTCGACCGCTGCGGCAACCGCCTGCGCTACATGGACAGCCGCGTGGGCGAGGACGGCGCGAACGCCATCTACGCGCTGGGCGACCTGGCCACCATCCAGATGACCCCGCCGGGGCATCGCTCCTACATCGTCTTCGACGCCCACTACGAGGACCACCTGGCGGGCTTCGCGCAGGAGCACTGCCGCAAGCTCATCACGCCCGACCTGGAGCAGATCGACAAGGTGCCCGAGCACTACCGCGACTGGCACCACGGCGTCGAGGACGCCATCGAGGCCGACGTGCTGAAGAGGCGCGACACGCTCGAGGAGCTGGAGCGCGACTTGGGCTTCGAGCCCGGCGTGCTCGTGGAGGCCGTGGAGAAATGGAACGAGTGCTGCGAGCGCGGCGAGGACGACTTCATGTACCCCATGCCGCCCGAGTGGCTGCACGCCATCAAGGACCCGCCGTTCTACGGCTGCCGCATCGGCGGCAACCTGTACGGCACGAAGGCGGGCCTCATGATCAACGACGAGATGCAGGTGATCTCGACGAAGGGGCGGCCCATCCCGGGCCTGTACGCCGGCTGGCACACGGCCGGCGGCGCGTGCGGCGAGAACAGCTACATCGGCGACCCCATCCTGGGCTCGCTCTTGGGCGACGTGAGCCTGGCGTTCTGCGGCGGGTATTTGTGCGGCACGTTCGCGGTGGAAAACGAGATGAAGGGAGGGGAGTAG